In one window of Desulforhabdus amnigena DNA:
- a CDS encoding IS91 family transposase — translation MATISEIFRTFSPEYVDRFGDSMPQEHRKAMNAIIDCRTEAAGIAVYECQECGELHRVNRSCGNRHCPTCQNHKTSQWLQRQMQRQLPGHHFMMTFTVPEGLRRFIRSNQRVGYSALFTTSSDAIKKLARDKKHMGGDLPGFFGVLHTWGRTQEYHPHIHYVVAGGALSIRDRTWHPSRIDFYLPVRALSKIFRAKFKDAMIKAGLFEHIPAEVWLQDWNVNCQAVGESQASLKYLAPYVFKVAISNHRIVKVEEQTVFFRYRKTHSNRWRTMALDAMEFMRRFLQHVLPTGFMKVRYYGFLNPNCKVELDTVSTLIELSRGFEISRPEVEIEPWKPITCSKCGGTLKLRVIILPCGTVIKPG, via the coding sequence ATGGCGACAATCAGTGAGATCTTCCGTACCTTCAGCCCCGAGTATGTCGATCGCTTTGGAGACTCCATGCCTCAGGAGCATCGCAAAGCAATGAATGCCATCATCGACTGCCGCACCGAAGCGGCCGGCATTGCCGTTTATGAGTGTCAAGAGTGTGGAGAGCTCCATAGGGTCAACAGATCCTGTGGGAATCGCCATTGTCCAACCTGCCAGAATCACAAAACCAGCCAATGGCTGCAAAGACAGATGCAACGGCAGCTTCCCGGACACCATTTCATGATGACCTTCACCGTTCCCGAAGGATTGCGACGCTTCATACGATCCAACCAGCGGGTGGGCTATTCCGCCCTGTTCACGACCTCATCGGACGCCATCAAAAAACTGGCCAGGGATAAAAAGCACATGGGAGGAGACCTTCCAGGTTTTTTCGGGGTCCTCCACACCTGGGGACGCACCCAGGAGTACCATCCCCACATCCATTATGTGGTTGCAGGAGGAGCCCTGTCGATCAGGGATCGCACCTGGCATCCCTCGCGCATAGACTTTTATCTGCCGGTAAGGGCACTCTCAAAAATCTTTAGAGCCAAGTTCAAGGATGCAATGATAAAGGCCGGGCTCTTCGAGCATATCCCCGCCGAGGTCTGGCTCCAAGATTGGAACGTCAATTGTCAGGCAGTGGGTGAAAGCCAAGCCAGCCTGAAGTATTTGGCTCCCTACGTCTTTAAGGTGGCGATCTCCAATCATCGCATTGTGAAAGTCGAAGAGCAGACCGTCTTTTTCCGCTACCGCAAAACTCACAGTAACCGGTGGCGCACCATGGCCCTGGATGCCATGGAGTTTATGAGACGGTTTCTGCAGCATGTGCTTCCAACCGGGTTCATGAAGGTCCGTTACTACGGATTCTTGAATCCCAATTGCAAAGTCGAGCTCGATACCGTTTCTACTCTGATCGAGCTCTCCCGCGGCTTTGAGATCAGCAGGCCGGAAGTTGAGATCGAGCCATGGAAGCCCATCACTTGCAGCAAGTGCGGTGGAACCCTCAAGCTGCGGGTGATTATTTTGCCCTGTGGGACTGTGATCAAGCCTGGATAG
- a CDS encoding site-specific integrase → MKDYYEKSIRALQLAGMSELTQECYTRAVRLLVDFYKKPPDQISESELEDYFLHRRNTDKWSAATLRIAYSGIKFFFVNVLQRDWHIFAYLKAKREQKLPCILSKEEVFSILHHLTTFHNYVFHSTVYACGLRISEALALQVSDIDGKRMMIHVHRGKGAKDRYVPLPQDTYQLLRRYWVTHRNPVFIFPALGRGGNEGPTAKTHMALDSAQGAFRRAKFAAGITKRRISVHSLCHCYATHLLEAGVNPRIIQRYMGHASLETTMIYFHLTQKGTEDACRIINTTMKGFHYGDNQ, encoded by the coding sequence ATGAAAGACTATTACGAGAAGTCCATCAGAGCCCTTCAGCTCGCCGGAATGAGCGAGCTCACTCAAGAGTGCTACACGCGCGCAGTACGTCTGCTTGTAGACTTCTACAAGAAGCCCCCCGATCAGATCAGCGAGTCCGAACTGGAAGACTACTTTCTCCACCGCAGAAACACCGACAAATGGTCTGCCGCCACACTTCGTATCGCATACAGTGGCATCAAGTTCTTTTTTGTCAACGTGCTTCAACGCGACTGGCACATTTTTGCCTATCTGAAGGCCAAGCGGGAACAAAAACTTCCCTGCATTCTAAGTAAAGAAGAGGTCTTCTCCATCCTGCATCACCTCACCACTTTCCACAACTACGTCTTCCATTCCACTGTGTATGCCTGCGGGTTAAGGATTTCCGAAGCCCTCGCCCTGCAAGTATCCGACATAGACGGCAAACGCATGATGATCCATGTCCACCGCGGCAAGGGAGCAAAGGACCGCTATGTTCCCCTTCCTCAAGACACCTATCAGTTGCTCCGCAGGTATTGGGTAACTCACAGAAATCCCGTCTTCATCTTCCCTGCCCTGGGCAGAGGAGGAAACGAAGGACCAACCGCCAAAACGCATATGGCTCTTGACAGTGCGCAGGGAGCCTTTCGACGGGCCAAGTTCGCCGCCGGCATTACCAAGCGGCGAATATCTGTCCACAGTCTTTGCCATTGCTATGCCACCCACCTCCTGGAAGCCGGCGTCAACCCCAGAATCATCCAAAGATATATGGGGCATGCAAGCCTCGAAACCACCATGATCTATTTTCATCTCACCCAAAAGGGAACGGAAGATGCCTGCAGGATCATCAACACCACCATGAAGGGGTTCCATTATGGCGACAATCAGTGA
- a CDS encoding type II toxin-antitoxin system HicA family toxin — protein sequence MKRAELIRQLTEAGCNLHRHGTNHDIYLNPATSRKQPVPRHTEIDDALAKHIKKHLGLIK from the coding sequence ATGAAGCGCGCTGAATTGATCCGTCAACTCACGGAAGCAGGCTGTAACCTGCACCGCCATGGGACAAATCACGACATTTACCTCAATCCGGCAACCAGCCGGAAGCAGCCAGTGCCGCGACACACCGAGATCGATGATGCTTTGGCCAAACACATCAAGAAGCACCTCGGTCTCATAAAATGA
- a CDS encoding reverse transcriptase domain-containing protein, with amino-acid sequence MMEQIVSEGNLLKAYKQVLRNGGSPGIDGMTVKELGPYLRETLLAGTYEPQPVKRVNRPKPGGGVKKLGVPTAVDRLIQQAVLQILQPERDKAFSKSSLGFRPGPSAHQALKWTQKHLRSGYGYTVDMDLEKFFDRVNHDKLLSEVSKWVKDQCLLTLIRSFLKAGVLDDDALHETVEGTPQGGPLSPLLSNLLLDELERELEKRGHRFARYADDCNIYVRSLRAGQRVMESITRYLSCKLKLKVNKACSIPMPSQRYFKLFGRQDFRICPSHGRSRFMSKPQRLRQSLWEERWRLKWKAYRTIWNSEMQ; translated from the coding sequence ATGATGGAGCAGATTGTCAGTGAAGGCAATCTGCTGAAGGCGTACAAACAGGTTCTGAGAAATGGCGGGAGTCCCGGCATAGATGGGATGACGGTGAAGGAGTTGGGGCCATACCTTCGGGAGACATTGCTTGCGGGCACCTATGAACCTCAACCGGTCAAAAGGGTGAATAGACCAAAGCCCGGTGGAGGTGTAAAAAAATTAGGAGTTCCCACAGCCGTGGATCGACTGATCCAGCAAGCGGTTTTGCAGATATTGCAGCCTGAACGGGACAAGGCGTTTTCGAAGTCGAGCTTAGGTTTTCGCCCCGGACCCAGCGCCCATCAGGCCCTCAAATGGACGCAGAAGCATCTGAGAAGTGGTTATGGGTACACTGTGGATATGGACTTGGAAAAGTTTTTCGACCGAGTCAACCACGATAAGCTTTTGAGTGAGGTATCCAAGTGGGTGAAGGATCAATGCCTTCTCACGCTGATCCGAAGTTTCCTGAAAGCAGGAGTCCTGGATGACGATGCGTTGCATGAGACGGTAGAGGGTACCCCGCAGGGCGGCCCACTTTCCCCGCTACTCAGTAATCTGCTCCTGGACGAGTTGGAACGGGAGTTGGAGAAACGAGGACACCGATTCGCGAGATATGCTGATGATTGTAACATTTACGTGCGGAGCCTTCGAGCAGGGCAGAGGGTAATGGAGAGCATCACCCGATATCTTTCCTGCAAGCTGAAGCTCAAGGTAAATAAAGCATGTTCGATACCCATGCCAAGCCAAAGGTATTTCAAGCTCTTTGGGAGGCAGGACTTCAGGATCTGCCCGAGTCATGGAAGAAGTCGATTTATGAGCAAGCCGCAGAGGCTTCGGCAGTCGCTTTGGGAAGAAAGATGGCGACTCAAGTGGAAAGCATATCGGACGATTTGGAACAGTGAGATGCAGTGA
- a CDS encoding amino acid ABC transporter ATP-binding protein → MTDPKPIITIENVNKYFGQLKALNNVSLSVRPGEKVVIIGPSGSGKSTLLRTINRLEEIDSGRIIVDGFDIMDKQNDINRIRMEVGMVFQNFNLFPHKTVLQNLTLAPTKLKKIPLAEAEENGRRLLRKVGIEEKANVYPAQLSGGQQQRVAIARALAMNPKIMLFDEPTSALDPEMIGEVLDVMVHLAREGMTMVVVTHEMGFAREVADLVVFMDQGEILEVGTPEHFFQECQHSRAKKFLSQIL, encoded by the coding sequence ATGACCGATCCTAAGCCCATCATCACCATTGAAAACGTCAATAAATATTTCGGGCAGTTGAAGGCTCTCAACAACGTTTCTCTCTCGGTCCGGCCGGGTGAGAAAGTGGTCATCATCGGTCCCAGCGGTTCTGGGAAAAGCACTCTTCTGCGTACGATCAACCGCCTGGAAGAAATCGATTCCGGACGGATCATCGTGGATGGTTTCGATATCATGGACAAGCAAAATGATATCAACCGGATCCGGATGGAAGTGGGAATGGTCTTTCAGAATTTCAATCTTTTTCCCCACAAGACAGTTCTCCAGAACCTGACTCTCGCTCCCACGAAGCTCAAGAAAATCCCCTTGGCGGAAGCTGAAGAGAACGGCCGGCGCCTTCTGCGGAAAGTGGGGATCGAGGAAAAGGCCAATGTCTATCCTGCGCAGCTTTCCGGGGGACAGCAGCAGCGGGTCGCCATCGCTCGGGCTCTGGCCATGAACCCTAAGATCATGCTCTTCGATGAACCGACTTCCGCGCTGGATCCCGAGATGATCGGCGAGGTACTGGACGTCATGGTCCATCTGGCCCGCGAGGGGATGACCATGGTGGTGGTGACCCATGAAATGGGGTTTGCGAGGGAAGTGGCGGACCTCGTGGTTTTCATGGACCAGGGGGAGATCCTGGAGGTGGGAACTCCCGAACATTTCTTCCAGGAATGTCAGCATTCTAGGGCCAAAAAATTCCTCAGCCAGATCCTGTAA